A window of the Corynebacterium minutissimum genome harbors these coding sequences:
- the qcrC gene encoding cytochrome bc1 complex diheme cytochrome c subunit has translation MMDNIQQPAAVEETTAAAKKTRRRRKAKRTLAGVFALSIGLTGAGVLASALTPDAQVATAAKDDQALVQEGKDIYEVACITCHGANLQGIEDRGPSLAGVGAGSVYFQVHSGRMPMMSNDAQAERKTPRYTEQQTLALAAYVAANGGGPDIVYNDDGSIAQESLRGTNYNGQIQAEDVAKGSELFRMNCASCHNFTGQGGALSSGKFAPPLAPANEQEIYQAMLTGPQNMPKFSDRQLTADEKKDIIAYLKSAKETPSPAGWDLGGLGPVAEGLAMWIIGISLLCVAAMWIGSRS, from the coding sequence ATGATGGATAACATCCAGCAGCCCGCCGCAGTGGAGGAGACCACTGCCGCGGCTAAGAAGACCCGCCGTCGCCGTAAGGCGAAGCGCACGCTTGCTGGCGTCTTCGCTCTGAGCATCGGTCTCACCGGCGCCGGTGTCTTGGCTTCCGCCCTGACTCCGGACGCTCAGGTGGCTACCGCTGCCAAGGATGACCAAGCTCTCGTTCAAGAGGGTAAGGACATCTACGAAGTCGCTTGTATTACTTGCCACGGTGCGAACCTTCAGGGCATCGAGGATCGCGGTCCTTCCCTCGCCGGTGTCGGCGCCGGCTCTGTGTACTTCCAGGTGCACTCCGGCCGTATGCCGATGATGTCCAACGACGCACAGGCTGAGCGTAAGACCCCGCGCTACACCGAGCAGCAGACTCTGGCTCTCGCGGCTTATGTCGCTGCCAACGGTGGCGGCCCCGACATTGTCTACAACGACGATGGCTCCATCGCCCAGGAGTCCCTGCGCGGTACCAACTACAACGGTCAGATTCAGGCTGAGGACGTTGCCAAGGGCTCGGAGCTCTTCCGCATGAACTGCGCGTCTTGCCACAACTTCACCGGTCAGGGCGGTGCGCTGTCCTCCGGTAAGTTTGCTCCGCCGCTAGCACCGGCTAATGAGCAGGAGATCTACCAGGCAATGCTGACCGGCCCGCAGAACATGCCGAAGTTCTCTGACCGTCAGCTGACTGCAGATGAGAAGAAGGACATCATCGCCTACCTCAAGTCTGCGAAGGAAACCCCGTCTCCGGCAGGTTGGGACCTTGGCGGTCTCGGTCCGGTGGCTGAGGGCCTGGCAATGTGGATTATCGGCATCAGCCTTCTGTGCGTTGCCGCTATGTGGATTGGATCTCGCTCATGA
- the ctaE gene encoding aa3-type cytochrome oxidase subunit III, producing the protein MTSVVSNQGMAAPRVAALNRPNMVSVGTIVFLSQELMFFAGLFAMWFTSRANGQEGDWAEHTAHINVPMGFVITTVLVLSSVTSQFGVFAAERGDVYKLRLWYSVTLALGVVFLGIMAFEWTELIMAGVTVQSSVFGSVFYILTGFHAAHVTAGLISFGIILARIARSKFTPAQATAAMAVSYYWHFVDVVWIGVFVVIYLVQ; encoded by the coding sequence GTGACGAGCGTAGTTTCTAACCAAGGTATGGCAGCACCACGTGTTGCCGCGCTGAACCGACCCAACATGGTCAGCGTCGGCACCATCGTGTTCCTGTCTCAGGAATTGATGTTCTTTGCTGGACTGTTCGCGATGTGGTTCACCTCGCGTGCGAACGGCCAGGAGGGTGACTGGGCTGAGCACACCGCGCACATCAACGTGCCGATGGGCTTTGTCATCACGACTGTTCTGGTTCTCTCCTCCGTGACCTCTCAGTTCGGCGTGTTCGCAGCAGAAAGGGGTGACGTATACAAGCTCCGACTCTGGTACTCGGTGACCCTCGCGTTGGGTGTTGTCTTCTTGGGCATCATGGCATTCGAGTGGACAGAGTTGATCATGGCAGGTGTGACTGTCCAGTCCTCCGTGTTTGGTTCGGTCTTCTACATCCTCACCGGTTTCCACGCGGCCCACGTGACTGCAGGTCTGATTTCCTTCGGAATCATCTTGGCGCGTATTGCCCGCTCCAAGTTCACGCCGGCACAGGCAACCGCAGCGATGGCAGTGTCTTACTACTGGCACTTCGTTGACGTTGTGTGGATTGGCGTTTTCGTAGTCATCTACCTAGTTCAGTAG
- the ctaF gene encoding aa3-type cytochrome oxidase subunit IV codes for MRATSKVFYAIATYLFVSLIVYVIGVNYVKDDGYLYGPEWVGIVGMVLAMLLCLMLGGYLHFTDNRVDLAPEDWEEAETEDKAGILGFFSPNSIWPLAMTGSIAVLGLGIIFMYLWLIALGAVLLVASVTGLSLQYGLPKEKH; via the coding sequence ATGCGTGCAACATCTAAGGTCTTTTACGCTATTGCGACCTACCTCTTCGTGTCGCTCATCGTCTACGTCATCGGTGTGAACTACGTCAAGGATGACGGCTACCTCTATGGCCCTGAGTGGGTCGGCATCGTGGGCATGGTCCTTGCCATGCTCCTGTGCCTCATGCTCGGCGGCTACCTGCACTTCACCGATAACCGGGTCGACTTGGCTCCGGAAGACTGGGAAGAGGCAGAGACCGAGGATAAGGCCGGTATTCTCGGCTTCTTCTCCCCGAACTCCATCTGGCCGCTGGCCATGACCGGTTCTATTGCAGTTCTCGGCCTTGGCATCATCTTCATGTATCTGTGGCTGATCGCCCTAGGCGCAGTCCTGCTGGTTGCCTCTGTCACCGGCTTGTCCCTGCAGTACGGCCTGCCGAAGGAAAAGCACTAA